One Phaseolus vulgaris cultivar G19833 chromosome 2, P. vulgaris v2.0, whole genome shotgun sequence DNA window includes the following coding sequences:
- the LOC137809673 gene encoding disease resistance protein RGA2-like, giving the protein MPPNIGKLRHLRTLSLFTVRSTPGYGLAELHGLRLGGKLHIRGLENVESEGVAKGANLISKKELNRLYLSWGGSANSEGSSSNVNVERVLEALEPPSTLKSFGMNGYQGSQFPSWMRNGSVLRDLVEVKLLDCENCEELPPLGKLPHLKRLDVRGMKNVKWKDGEWYDGVKEKTFPSLEKLSIWYCPELILPNNMTQLTNLRIFVIGGCSTLPYGLKFVSTLQTLHIDSYTSTSLPDWLGDLTSLKTLEIWNCGELRSVPLSIQHLPNLSSFTIKDCPHLDDWCNWKGKDLKYVRHLPTRIVKYFPYGMISEFSESNRRSSCSWNCFKPAIKLVSNNLFDRIIDEKITDLMCE; this is encoded by the exons ATGCCTCCTAATATTGGCAAGTTAAGGCATCTAAGAACATTGAGCCTTTTCACCGTGCGTTCAACACCGGGGTATGGGTTGGCAGAGTTACATGGCTTAAGGCTGGGAGGCAAGCTGCATATCAGAGGACTTGAGAATGTGGAAAGTGAAGGGGTTGCCAAAGGAGCAAATTTGATAAGCAAGAAGGAGTTGAATCGGCTATATTTGTCATGGGGTGGTAGTGCTAATTCAGAAGGTAGTAGCAGTAATGTTAATGTTGAGAGAGTACTGGAAGCCCTGGAACCTCCATCAACTCTGAAGAGTTTTGGGATGAATGGATATCAGGGAAGCCAGTTTCCCAGTTGGATGAGAAATGGTTCAGTTCTGAGAGACTTGGTGGAAGTTAAACTCTTGGACTGTGAAAACTGTGAGGAGCTTCCTCCACTTGGTAAACTACCACACTTGAAAAGACTAGACGTGCGTGGAATGAAAAATGTGAAGTGGAAAGATGGTGAGTGGTATGATGGTGTGAAGGAGAAGACATTTCCATCATTGGAGAAATTAAGTATTTGGTATTGTCCAGAGCTGATTCTACCAAACAATATGACCCAACTAACTAACCTTCGGATTTTCGTAATCGGGGGTTGCTCCACATTACCGTATGGCTTAAAATTTGTCTCCACCCTACAAACTTTGCATATAGACAGTTACACGTCTACTTCATTGCCGGACTGGCTGGGAGACTTGACTTCTCTTAAAACATTAGAGATTTGGAACTGTGGGGAGTTGAGGTCAGTACCGCTTAGCATTCAACACCTCCCCAACTTGTCTTCTTTTACTATAAAAGATTGTCCTCATCTGGACGATTGGTGCAACTGGAAAGGGAAGGATTTGAAATACGTACGTCACCTTCCAACACGAATAGTCAAGTACTTCCCATATGGAATGATTTCAGAATTTAGTG AGAGCAACCGGCGATCATCTTGCTCATGGAACTGCTTCAAGCCTGCCATCAAACTAGTAAGCAATAATTTATTTGATCGTATAATTGATGAGAAAATCACTGATTTGATGTGCGAGTAG
- the LOC137811160 gene encoding putative disease resistance protein RGA3, whose amino-acid sequence MADALLGIVFQNLQSVVKDQLATYWGVDQHTQKLSSHLTAICAVLRDAERKIITSHAVKDWLQKLTDAAYVLDDILDECSLQSKKVHSDDGRSSCLARVHPKDILFRFHIGKRMRDITQRFHDINEERRMFELRDLGTEKQARNDDDDDWRQTISVITEPIFCGRDQDRDKIVKFLLEDASESEDLSIYPIVGMGGLGKTTLAKQVFHDPMVCKHFDLTIWVYVSVDFNVKAILQSILEHVTGQNPNLHTLEAMQKKVEEVLQSKRYLLVLDDVWNEDQEKWTNLKGMLQCARGAKGAAALVTTRLEEVVSTMETHGAYHLKELSGDDSWSLFTSHAFGPNREEREELVVIGKEIVKKCVGSPLAIKTLGSLLRNKSEVTQWENVKESEIWDLQEKSSSMTVKENSIMRALKVSYFNLELSLRRCFSFCAIFPKGFEIDKEELIHLWMTNEFIKSEGNIEVEDVGNNVWRKLYHRSFFQEGKSDKLGIITSFKMHDLFYDLAKSIMGEECLIIEKGRLTQLSTRVHHLHVLNSDVSVDMAAFKKVESLRTFLDFGNIGQLPSNHYLRALHTTSSLLSSLNDLAHLRYLSLKTGSTANLNNLKLPKLQILKLQYLSQLRLPKELTQLQDLRHIVIDNCDVEEMPPNISKLRNLRTLSTFVVGSKTGCGLAELHGLKLGGTLRIEGLENVPSEWDAKQGNLIGKKDLNILHLSWGGSANSEGSNVNVERVLEALQPPSTLKSFGMNGYQGRQLPSWMRSLVVLRDLVEVILFDCEYCEFPPLGKLPQLKRLEVRGMKNVKWIDGESYDGVEEKAFPSLEKLSLENLPKLERMLRQEGAEMLPRLSQLTIVGVSNLKFPRLPSVEKVSICEAASIMEGVVENMPCLKALEIEMIKEQVVLPDQLSGLGALQELGIGLWYNLEYFSEHVLEGLSSLKSLSISNCEKLKSLSKGVRHLTCLGRLSINNCPKLVALTSNISQLTALRTVTIVDCSTLPYGLQCVPSLLSLDLMGCMSTSLPDWLGDMTSLKKLEILFCWELRSLPSSIKRLTNLSSLIILECPYLEKRCKRETGEDWQYIKHIPEIKLDSYALYEERTSRFSESISRSSHSWNCFKPAIKVMEDKLLLKGFEKHQFKEGGIQE is encoded by the exons CATTCTCTTTCGTTTCCATATTGGAAAGAGGATGAGAGACATCACCCAAAGATTTCACGATAttaatgaagaaagaagaatgtttGAGTTACGTGATCTTGGAACAGAGAAGCAAGCTaggaatgatgatgatgatgattggcGCCAAACTATCTCTGTGATTACCGAACCCATATTCTGTGGCAGAGACCAGGATCGAGATAAAATTGTGAAGTTTCTCCTCGAAGATGCTAGTGAAAGTGAAGACCTCTCCATCTATCCAATAGTTGGTATGGGTGGACTTGGCAAAACAACTCTTGCCAAACAGGTCTTCCATGATCCCATGGTATGCAAACATTTTGACTTGACAATTTGGGTGTACGTTTCTGTTGACTTCAATGTGAAGGCAATACTGCAATCCATTCTAGAACATGTCACTGGTCAAAACCCCAATCTCCATACTTTAGAAGCAATGCAGAAAAAGGTTGAAGAAGTGTTGCAGAGCAAGAGGTATTTACTTGTTCTCGATGATGTGTGGAATGAAGACCAAGAGAAATGGACAAATTTGAAAGGGATGTTGCAGTGTGCAAGGGGAGCAAAAGGAGCTGCTGCTTTGGTGACAACTCGACTCGAGGAAGTTGTTTCAACCATGGAGACGCATGGTGCTTACCATTTGAAAGAATTATCAGGAGACGACAGTTGGTCATTGTTCACAAGCCATGCGTTTGGACCGAACAGAGAAGAGAGGGAAGAGCTTGTGGTAATCGGCAAAGAGATAGTAAAAAAATGCGTTGGTTCGCCGCTTGCAATCAAAACACTGGGAAGCCTATTGCGTAATAAAAGTGAGGTAACACAATGGGAAAATGTAAAGGAAAGTGAGATTTGGGATTTACAGGAGAAAAGTAGTTCTATGACAGTTAAGGAAAATTCTATCATGCGTGCTTTGAAAGTAAGCTATTTTAATTTGGAATTGTCGTTGAGGAGATGCTTTTCTTTCTGTGCAATCTTCCCCAAAGGTTTTGAAATAGACAAGGAAGAACTAATTCATCTCTGGATGACTAATGAATTTATTAAATCTGAAGGAAATATAGAAGTGGAGGACGTCGGCAATAATGTGTGGAGAAAATTATACCACAGATCATTCTTTCAAGAAGGAAAGTCTGATAAGCTTGGTATAATTACAAGTTTCAAGATGCATGACTTATTTTATGATCTTGCCAAGTCTATCATGGGTGAAGAATGTCTGATTATTGAGAAAGGAAGGTTGACTCAGTTGTCAACTAGAGTTCACCATTTGCACGTGTTAAATTCTGATGTCTCTGTCGATATGGCTGCTTTTAAGAAAGTTGAGTCCCTACGGACTTTTCTCGATTTTGGTAATATTGGTCAGTTGCCATCAAACCACTATCTAAGAGCATTACACACAACATCTTCTCTGTTGTCTTCACTGAATGATTTAGCACATTTGAGATACTTGAGTTTGAAAACGGGTTCGACAGCAAACTTAAATAACTTAAAGTTGCCGAAATTGCAAATATTGAAATTGCAATATCTCAGTCAACTTAGGCTACCCAAAGAATTGACACAATTACAGGATCTAAGACATATTGTGATTGATAACTGTGATGTAGAAGAGATGCCTCCGAATATTAGCAAGTTAAGGAATCTAAGAACATTGAGCACTTTCGTTGTGGGATCAAAGACAGGGTGTGGGTTAGCAGAGTTGCATGGCTTAAAGCTGGGAGGCACGCTGAGAATAGAAGGCCTTGAGAACGTCCCAAGTGAATGGGATGCTAAACAAGGAAATTTGATTGGTAAGAAAGACTTGAATATCCTACACTTGTCATGGGGTGGTAGTGCTAATTCAGAAGGAAGTAATGTTAACGTTGAGAGAGTACTGGAAGCCCTACAACCTCCCTCAACTCTGAAGAGTTTTGGGATGAATGGATATCAGGGAAGGCAGTTACCCAGTTGGATGAGAAGTCTTGTAGTTCTGAGAGACTTGGTGGAAGTTATACTCTTCGACTGTGAATACTGTGAGTTTCCTCCACTTGGTAAACTACCACAGTTGAAAAGGCTAGAAGTGCGTGGAATGAAAAATGTGAAGTGGATAGATGGTGAGTCGTATGATGGTGTGGAGGAGAAGGCATTTCCATCGTTGGAGAAATTGAGTTTGGAGAATTTACCAAAGTTGGAGAGGATGTTGAGGCAAGAAGGAGCAGAGATGCTCCCTCGTCTTTCTCAATTAACAATTGTTGGCGTCTCCAACCTTAAATTTCCACGTCTTCCTTCTGTTGAGAAGGTATCTATTTGCGAAGCGGCTTCCATCATGGAAGGGGTTGTGGAGAATATGCCTTGTCTGAAGGCCTTGGAGATTGAAATGATTAAAGAACAGGTGGTATTACCCGACCAACTCAGCGGGTTGGGTGCACTACAGGAACTAGGCATTGGACTTTGGTATAATCTGGAGTATTTTTCGGAACATGTGTTGGAAGGTCTGAGCTCTCTTAAAAGTTTGAGTATTTCCAACTGTGAGAAATTAAAATCATTATCTAAAGGTGTGCGACATTTGACATGTCTTGGGCGTTTGAGTATCAACAATTGTCCAAAGCTGGTGGCTCTAACAAGCAATATAAGCCAACTAACTGCCCTTCGGACTGTTACAATTGTGGATTGCTCCACATTACCCTATGGCTTACAATGTGTCCCCTCCCTACTATCTTTGGATTTAATGGGTTGCATGTCTACTTCATTGCCAGACTGGCTGGGAGACATGACTTCTCTTAAAAAATTAGAGATTTTGTTCTGTTGGGAGTTGAGGTCATTACCGAGTAGCATTAAACGCCTCACCAACTTGTCTTCTTTAATTATACTCGAATGTCCTTATCTGGAGAAGCGGTGCAAAAGGGAAACGGGAGAGGATTGGCAATACATAAAGCACATTCCAGAAATAAAACTCGACTCCTACGCACTCTATGAGGAAAGGACTTCAAGATTTAGTG AAAGCATCTCGCGATCATCTCACTCATGGAACTGCTTCAAGCCTGCCATCAAAGTA ATGGAAGACAAATTGCTGTTAAAAGGCTTTGAAAAACATCAGTTCAAGGAGGGAGGAATTCAAGAATGA